From the genome of Syntrophales bacterium:
CGATATCAATGCCAATCCCTCCGGATTTAACGAGCTTCTGGCGAAGCAGGCGAGGGTCCCGTTGGAAGTTCTTAACAGTACGGTGGTAAAAATGCCGCTGAAGTTCTCCTCCCCGCAATTACCCTCCAGAAATGACGTTCTTGATGTGCTTGCCTGGATGAAGGAGCGCAATCTTTTAAAAAAACCGATTAAGTATGAAGATTTGGTTGCTGAAGCGGTAAGGCAATAAGCGGGTATTTTATGGCAAATGAAGGCGCTTCGGTATCGGTTGATAATCTTTCCTTTTTTTACGCAGGCAACGGCGGCAGGGTCGAAGCCCTGCGAAATATCTCCTTTTCCGCAAAAAAAGGGGATATCTGCACAATCATCGGTCCCTCCGCCTCCGGCAAATCCACCCTGTTGTATATCCTGGCTGGTTTGCTGCCTTTTGCGACGGGCGGCGTTCTGATAAACGGCAAGCGCCCTTTTCCCGGACAGCGCACGACATCGTTAATTCTTCAAAATTTTGGACTTTTGCCCTGGAAAACGATCTGGGATAATGTAACCCTCGGGCTTGTCATAAGAAGACTATCAAAAAGTGAAATACGCGAAAAAGGCGAGAAAATATTAATGGAAATGGGACTTGCGGGATTGTCGGAACGTTATCCCGCCGAGCTTAGCGGCGGCCAGCAGCAGCGGGTGGCGATTGCCCGTTCCCTGGCGACGGAGCCGGAGCTTTTGCTTATGGATGAGCCATTTTCATCACTGGACGCCCTGACCCGGGAGGCGATGCAGGAGGTATTACAAAATATTTTACAGACCAGAGGCCTGACAGTCATGCTTGTCACCCACAGCATCGAAGAGGCGGCCTTTCTGGGGCATCGGATAATCGTGCTTACCGGTCATCCGGGCGCCGTTTATCGAATCTTTGACAACCCTCGGGCAGGCTCTCCGAATTACCGTAAAAGCGATGATTTTTTTCATTTATCCACTCAATTACGGGGTGCGATGGAGTTTGTGCAGTCTGCCGCGCCACTTTCTTAAAAGGTGTGAAGATTTGAAATTAGTTAAAGATTCGGCTGATAAAAAAACCGCCCAAATTAAAAATCTGCTGCTGCAAATTGTCTCGGTGCTTATTCTGTTTGCCTGCTGGCAGCTCCTTGCCCTTATTCTCGACAACCCCGCCCTGCCCACGCCGGGCAAGGCATTTTTTGTATTTTTCGAGCAGCTTCCCGCCGGTTTATGGAAACACTTTCTGATAAGCGGCTGGCGGGTTCTGGCGAGTATTTTTATTTCACTTGCGGCAGGCATCCCCCTTGGCCTTTTATTGGGCAGGGAAGATAAATACGACCGTTTTTTTTCTCCGATGCTCTATCTCACCTATCCGATTCCCAAGATAGTTTTTCTGCCGCTGGTTATGGTTATGTTCGGGTTGGGCGATTTGTCGAAAATCTTCCTGATTACGCTGGTGGTTTTTTTCCAGATACTCGTCACCACCCGGGATGCGGCGCGCAATGTCAGCCAGGCGCTGATAATTTCGGTTGTTTCACTGGGGGCAAAGAGGCGCGACCTTTATCGTCATGTCATCTGGCCGGCGATTATTCCGGATGTTTTTACGGCTCTGCGAATCGGCTCCGGAACGGCGATCGCCGTGCTGTTTTTTGCCGAATCGATTGCCAGCAGCGAAGGGCTGGGATACTATCTGATGGACGCCTGGTCCCGCTATGCCTACCCGGAGATGTTTGCCGGCATCATCGCGATGGGCCTCCTGGGATATTCGCTATACATAGGCATTGACGTCATGGATAAAAAAATCTGTCGCTGGAAGCGGCTGTAAAAAACGGTTAGAGACGGCAGGAAGTGGAAAGAAAACGGGGATTTTTGGAACTCAATGTATAAAGGGAAAAGAATAATTGTCGTAATGCCGGCCTATAATGCGGCCCGAACACTGCGGATGACGTATGACGAGGTCATGGAGCAGGAAATTGTGGACAAGATTATCCTGGTGGACGATGCCGGTCATGATGAAACAGCGGCTATCGCCCGCAGTCTCCCCTTGACGGATGTTTATGTCCATCAGCAAAACAGGGGTTACGGAGGCAACCAGAAAACCTGTTACCGGATGGCGCTTCAAGCCGGGGCGGATATTGTGATCATGGTGCATCCCGATTATCAATACACCCCGAAACTGATCCCGGCGATGGCCGCGCTGATCGGCAACGGTCTTTACCATTGCGTTCTGGGATCGCGGATTCTGGGCGGATATGCGCTTAGGGGGGGGATGCCGCCCTGGAAATACCTCGCGAACAGGGTTCTTACACTGGTAGAAAATATCCTTGTTGGCGCGAAGCTCTCCGAGTATCACACCGGTTATCGGGCCTTTTCCCGGGAGCTGCTCGAAAGGGTGGCAGATGCCCCCAAATCCGACGATTTTCTCTACGATAATCAGATGCTTGCGCAGATAATCTGGCAGGGATGGATGATTGCCGAGGTGAGCTGTCCGACAAAGTATTTTACAGAGGCTTCCTCCATAAATTTTCGCAGGAGCCTCCGCTACGGCCTGGGTTGTGTCTGGACCGGCCTGATTTTCCGACTCGCCCGAATGGGGCTGATAAAATCTGAACTTTTTCCGGTGAACCGTTGACAAATCCTGAAGACAATCGTTTTGAAGATTTCTTTAGCGATGATTTGTATGTATCGTTGAAGAACAGTCTGTATAACTACCGCCTGAGAAGGCGCGCTGTTCGAAAATGCGTGCAATTTCATAAAAATTCACGCATCCTTGA
Proteins encoded in this window:
- a CDS encoding ABC transporter permease, yielding MKLVKDSADKKTAQIKNLLLQIVSVLILFACWQLLALILDNPALPTPGKAFFVFFEQLPAGLWKHFLISGWRVLASIFISLAAGIPLGLLLGREDKYDRFFSPMLYLTYPIPKIVFLPLVMVMFGLGDLSKIFLITLVVFFQILVTTRDAARNVSQALIISVVSLGAKRRDLYRHVIWPAIIPDVFTALRIGSGTAIAVLFFAESIASSEGLGYYLMDAWSRYAYPEMFAGIIAMGLLGYSLYIGIDVMDKKICRWKRL
- a CDS encoding ABC transporter ATP-binding protein, with translation MANEGASVSVDNLSFFYAGNGGRVEALRNISFSAKKGDICTIIGPSASGKSTLLYILAGLLPFATGGVLINGKRPFPGQRTTSLILQNFGLLPWKTIWDNVTLGLVIRRLSKSEIREKGEKILMEMGLAGLSERYPAELSGGQQQRVAIARSLATEPELLLMDEPFSSLDALTREAMQEVLQNILQTRGLTVMLVTHSIEEAAFLGHRIIVLTGHPGAVYRIFDNPRAGSPNYRKSDDFFHLSTQLRGAMEFVQSAAPLS
- a CDS encoding glycosyltransferase family 2 protein, yielding MYKGKRIIVVMPAYNAARTLRMTYDEVMEQEIVDKIILVDDAGHDETAAIARSLPLTDVYVHQQNRGYGGNQKTCYRMALQAGADIVIMVHPDYQYTPKLIPAMAALIGNGLYHCVLGSRILGGYALRGGMPPWKYLANRVLTLVENILVGAKLSEYHTGYRAFSRELLERVADAPKSDDFLYDNQMLAQIIWQGWMIAEVSCPTKYFTEASSINFRRSLRYGLGCVWTGLIFRLARMGLIKSELFPVNR